One Ricinus communis isolate WT05 ecotype wild-type chromosome 2, ASM1957865v1, whole genome shotgun sequence DNA segment encodes these proteins:
- the LOC8274693 gene encoding vacuolar protein sorting-associated protein 35B-like isoform X1, whose protein sequence is MILDRIEDEEKWLAEGIAAIQHNAFYMHRALDSNNLRDALKYSAQMLSELRTSKLSPHKYYDLYMRAFDELRKLEIFFKDESRHGVSVVDLYELVQHAGNILPRLYLLCTVGSVYIKSKEAPAKDVLKDLVEMCRGVQHPIRGLFLRSYLAQVSRDKLPDIGSEYEGDAGTVMDAIEFVLQNFTEMNKLWVRMQYQGPGRVREKQDKERSELRDLVGKNLHVLSQIEGVDLEIYRDTVLPRVLEQVVNCKDELAQYYLMDCIIQVFPDEYHLQTLDTLLGACPQLQPAVDVKTVLSRLMERLSNYAASSEDVLSQFLQVEAFTKLSSAIGKVIEAQTDMPIVGAITLYSSLLTFTLYVHPDRLDYVDLVLGACVKKLSGKPKLEDSRATKQIVALLSAPLEKYNNAVTALTLSNYPLVMDRLDNETNKLMAMVIIQSIMKNNTCISSADKVEVLFELVKGLIKDLDGTMVDELDEEDFKEEQDSVARLIHMLYNNDPEEMLKIICTVRKHIMAGGPKRLPFTIPPLIFSALRLVRQLQGQDGDIVGEELPPTPRKIFQLVNQTIEALSSVPSPELALRLYLQCAEAANNCDLEPVAYEFFTQAFVLYEEEIADSKAQLTAIHLIIGTLQRMNVFGVENRDTLTHKATGYSAKLLKKPDQCRAVYACSHLFWMDDQGGIKDGERVLLCLRRALRIANAAQQMANVARGSSGPVILFVEILNKYLYFFEKGNPQVTSGAIQSLIELINTEMQSDSTTPDSAANAFFASTVRYIQFQKQKGGIMSEKYDPIKV, encoded by the exons ATGATCTTAGACCGCATAGAAGATGAAGAGAAATGGCTTGCAGAAGGAATCGCTGCCATTCAGCATAACGCCTTTTACATGCATCGCGCTCTG GATTCAAACAATCTCAGAGACGCCCTCAAATACTCTGCTCAGATGCTGTCCGAGCTCCGAACTTCAAAACTCTCTCCTCACAAATACTACGACCTAT ATATGAGAGCTTTTGATGAATTAAGGAAGCTGGAGATCTTTTTCAAGGACGAGAGTAGACACGGCGTTTCCGTGGTAGATTTATATGAGCTAGTGCAGCATGCTGGAAATATTTTGCCTAGATT GTATCTGCTATGTACGGTAGGATCAGTTTACATTAAATCAAAGGAGGCACCGGCAAAAGATGTGCTTAAGGATCTTGTCGAAATGTGTCGTGGTGTTCAACATCCAATTCGTGGACTCTTTCTTAGAAGTTACCTTGCTCAAGTTAGCAGAGATAAATTGCCTGATATTGGTTCTGAGTATGAAGG AGATGCTGGCACGGTCATGGATGCTATAGAGTTTGTGCTGCAAAACTTTACTGAGATGAATAAACTTTGGGTTCGAATGCAGTATCAG GGACCTGGTCGGGTAAGAGAGAAGCAGGACAAGGAAAGAAGCGAGCTACGTGATCTT GTAGGGAAGAATCTCCATGTTCTTAGTCAAATAGAAGGCGTGGATCTTGAAATATACAGAGACACTGTTCTTCCCAGAGTTTTAGAGCAG GTTGTTAACTGTAAAGATGAGCTTGCACAATATTATCTGATGGATTGCATAATTCAGGTTTTTCCAGATGAGTACCACTTGCAGACCCTTGACACATTATTAGGTGCTTGTCCTCAGCTTCAG CCAGCAGTTGATGTTAAGACAGTGCTATCACGGTTGATGGAGAGGTTATCTAATTATGCTGCCTCAAGTGAAGAT GTTTTATCCCAGTTCCTGCAAGTAGAAGCTTTCACTAAGTTGAGCAGTGCTATAGGGAAG GTGATAGAAGCTCAGACAGACATGCCAATTGTTGGAGCCATTACATTGTACTCATCCCTTCTTACATTTACACTCTATGTACATCCAGATCGGCTGGATTATGTGGATCTAGTGCTG GGGGCATGTGTGAAGAAGCTTTCTGGAAAGCCAAAGCTTGAAGACAGCAGAGCAACAAAACAAATAGTTGCACTTCTGAGTGCTCCATTAGAGAAATACAATAATGCTGTCACTGCCTTGACTCTTTCAAATTATCCTCTTGTCATGGACCGCCTTGATAATGAAACTAACAAGCTCATGGCAATGGTTATCATTCAAAgcattatgaaaaataatacatgTATTTCTAGTGCTGATAAG gtTGAAGTGTTGTTTGAATTGGTAAAAGGCCTCATTAAGGATTTGGATGGAACTATGGTAGATGAG CTAGATGAGGAGGATTTCAAAGAAGAACAAGACTCTGTTGCTCGCCTTATACACATGCTTTATAATAATGATCCAGAGGAAATGTTGAAG ATTATATGTACCGTGAGGAAGCATATAATGGCTGGAGGACCAAAACGCTTACCTTTTACAATTCCTCCTCTCATATTTTCTGCACTAAGG CTGGTCAGACAGTTGCAAGGTCAGGATGGAGATATAGTGGGCGAAGAACTGCCTCCGACACCTAGGAAGATTTTTCAACTCGTAAATCAG ACCATTGAGGCTCTTTCATCTGTTCCATCGCCTGAGCTCGCATTAAGATTGTATTTACAATGTGCTGAG GCTGCAAATAACTGCGATCTTGAGCCAGTTGCTTATGAATTTTTCACTCAGGCATTTGTGttatatgaagaagaaattgcG GACTCCAAGGCCCAGCTGACTGCAATACATCTAATTATTGGTACACTTCAAAGGATGAATGTATTTGGTGTTGAGAACAGGGATACATTAACACACAAGGCCACTGGA TATTCTGCAAAGCTGTTGAAGAAACCTGATCAGTGCAGAGCAGTTTATGCCTGTTCACATCTATTTtggatggatgatcagggtGGCATCAAGGATGGAGAAAG GGTCCTGCTCTGCCTGAGGCGGGCGTTGAGGATTGCAAATGCTGCCCAGCAAATGGCCAATGTTGCAAGAGGTAGCAGTGGACCAGTTATACTCTTCGTAGAAATATTGAACAA GTACCTATACTTTTTTGAGAAAGGGAACCCACAGGTTACTAGTGGTGCAATTCAGagcttaattgaattaataaatactgAAATGCAAAGTGACTCTACAACCCCAGATTCAGCTGCAAATGCTTTCTTTGCTAGCACAGTTAGGTATATTCAGTTCCAGAAACAAAAAGGTGGTATTATGAGTGAGAAATACGATCCCATCAAGGTGTGA
- the LOC8274693 gene encoding vacuolar protein sorting-associated protein 35B-like isoform X2 has translation MILDRIEDEEKWLAEGIAAIQHNAFYMHRALDSNNLRDALKYSAQMLSELRTSKLSPHKYYDLYMRAFDELRKLEIFFKDESRHGVSVVDLYELVQHAGNILPRLYLLCTVGSVYIKSKEAPAKDVLKDLVEMCRGVQHPIRGLFLRSYLAQVSRDKLPDIGSEYEGDAGTVMDAIEFVLQNFTEMNKLWVRMQYQGPGRVREKQDKERSELRDLVGKNLHVLSQIEGVDLEIYRDTVLPRVLEQVFPDEYHLQTLDTLLGACPQLQPAVDVKTVLSRLMERLSNYAASSEDVLSQFLQVEAFTKLSSAIGKVIEAQTDMPIVGAITLYSSLLTFTLYVHPDRLDYVDLVLGACVKKLSGKPKLEDSRATKQIVALLSAPLEKYNNAVTALTLSNYPLVMDRLDNETNKLMAMVIIQSIMKNNTCISSADKVEVLFELVKGLIKDLDGTMVDELDEEDFKEEQDSVARLIHMLYNNDPEEMLKIICTVRKHIMAGGPKRLPFTIPPLIFSALRLVRQLQGQDGDIVGEELPPTPRKIFQLVNQTIEALSSVPSPELALRLYLQCAEAANNCDLEPVAYEFFTQAFVLYEEEIADSKAQLTAIHLIIGTLQRMNVFGVENRDTLTHKATGYSAKLLKKPDQCRAVYACSHLFWMDDQGGIKDGERVLLCLRRALRIANAAQQMANVARGSSGPVILFVEILNKYLYFFEKGNPQVTSGAIQSLIELINTEMQSDSTTPDSAANAFFASTVRYIQFQKQKGGIMSEKYDPIKV, from the exons ATGATCTTAGACCGCATAGAAGATGAAGAGAAATGGCTTGCAGAAGGAATCGCTGCCATTCAGCATAACGCCTTTTACATGCATCGCGCTCTG GATTCAAACAATCTCAGAGACGCCCTCAAATACTCTGCTCAGATGCTGTCCGAGCTCCGAACTTCAAAACTCTCTCCTCACAAATACTACGACCTAT ATATGAGAGCTTTTGATGAATTAAGGAAGCTGGAGATCTTTTTCAAGGACGAGAGTAGACACGGCGTTTCCGTGGTAGATTTATATGAGCTAGTGCAGCATGCTGGAAATATTTTGCCTAGATT GTATCTGCTATGTACGGTAGGATCAGTTTACATTAAATCAAAGGAGGCACCGGCAAAAGATGTGCTTAAGGATCTTGTCGAAATGTGTCGTGGTGTTCAACATCCAATTCGTGGACTCTTTCTTAGAAGTTACCTTGCTCAAGTTAGCAGAGATAAATTGCCTGATATTGGTTCTGAGTATGAAGG AGATGCTGGCACGGTCATGGATGCTATAGAGTTTGTGCTGCAAAACTTTACTGAGATGAATAAACTTTGGGTTCGAATGCAGTATCAG GGACCTGGTCGGGTAAGAGAGAAGCAGGACAAGGAAAGAAGCGAGCTACGTGATCTT GTAGGGAAGAATCTCCATGTTCTTAGTCAAATAGAAGGCGTGGATCTTGAAATATACAGAGACACTGTTCTTCCCAGAGTTTTAGAGCAG GTTTTTCCAGATGAGTACCACTTGCAGACCCTTGACACATTATTAGGTGCTTGTCCTCAGCTTCAG CCAGCAGTTGATGTTAAGACAGTGCTATCACGGTTGATGGAGAGGTTATCTAATTATGCTGCCTCAAGTGAAGAT GTTTTATCCCAGTTCCTGCAAGTAGAAGCTTTCACTAAGTTGAGCAGTGCTATAGGGAAG GTGATAGAAGCTCAGACAGACATGCCAATTGTTGGAGCCATTACATTGTACTCATCCCTTCTTACATTTACACTCTATGTACATCCAGATCGGCTGGATTATGTGGATCTAGTGCTG GGGGCATGTGTGAAGAAGCTTTCTGGAAAGCCAAAGCTTGAAGACAGCAGAGCAACAAAACAAATAGTTGCACTTCTGAGTGCTCCATTAGAGAAATACAATAATGCTGTCACTGCCTTGACTCTTTCAAATTATCCTCTTGTCATGGACCGCCTTGATAATGAAACTAACAAGCTCATGGCAATGGTTATCATTCAAAgcattatgaaaaataatacatgTATTTCTAGTGCTGATAAG gtTGAAGTGTTGTTTGAATTGGTAAAAGGCCTCATTAAGGATTTGGATGGAACTATGGTAGATGAG CTAGATGAGGAGGATTTCAAAGAAGAACAAGACTCTGTTGCTCGCCTTATACACATGCTTTATAATAATGATCCAGAGGAAATGTTGAAG ATTATATGTACCGTGAGGAAGCATATAATGGCTGGAGGACCAAAACGCTTACCTTTTACAATTCCTCCTCTCATATTTTCTGCACTAAGG CTGGTCAGACAGTTGCAAGGTCAGGATGGAGATATAGTGGGCGAAGAACTGCCTCCGACACCTAGGAAGATTTTTCAACTCGTAAATCAG ACCATTGAGGCTCTTTCATCTGTTCCATCGCCTGAGCTCGCATTAAGATTGTATTTACAATGTGCTGAG GCTGCAAATAACTGCGATCTTGAGCCAGTTGCTTATGAATTTTTCACTCAGGCATTTGTGttatatgaagaagaaattgcG GACTCCAAGGCCCAGCTGACTGCAATACATCTAATTATTGGTACACTTCAAAGGATGAATGTATTTGGTGTTGAGAACAGGGATACATTAACACACAAGGCCACTGGA TATTCTGCAAAGCTGTTGAAGAAACCTGATCAGTGCAGAGCAGTTTATGCCTGTTCACATCTATTTtggatggatgatcagggtGGCATCAAGGATGGAGAAAG GGTCCTGCTCTGCCTGAGGCGGGCGTTGAGGATTGCAAATGCTGCCCAGCAAATGGCCAATGTTGCAAGAGGTAGCAGTGGACCAGTTATACTCTTCGTAGAAATATTGAACAA GTACCTATACTTTTTTGAGAAAGGGAACCCACAGGTTACTAGTGGTGCAATTCAGagcttaattgaattaataaatactgAAATGCAAAGTGACTCTACAACCCCAGATTCAGCTGCAAATGCTTTCTTTGCTAGCACAGTTAGGTATATTCAGTTCCAGAAACAAAAAGGTGGTATTATGAGTGAGAAATACGATCCCATCAAGGTGTGA
- the LOC8274692 gene encoding rac-like GTP-binding protein RHO1 translates to MSASRFIKCVTVGDGAVGKTCMLISYTSNTFPTDYVPTVFDNFSANVVVDGSTVNLGLWDTAGQEDYNRLRPLSYRGADVFILAFSLISKASYENVAKKWIPELRHYAPGVPIILVGTKLDLREDKQFFIDHPGAVPITTAQGEELRKLIGAPAYIECSSKSQQNVKAVFDAAIKVVLQPPKQRKKKKKGQKACSIL, encoded by the exons ATGAGCGCCTCTCGGTTCATTAAGTGCGTCACCGTCGGCGACGGCGCTGTCGGCAAGACTTGCATGCTTATTTCTTACACTAGCAACACTTTCCCTACg GACTATGTACCAACTGTTTTTGACAATTTCAGTGCAAATGTGGTTGTGGATGGGAGCACTGTCAATTTGGGATTATGGGATACTGCTG GCCAGGAGGATTACAATAGATTAAGACCTTTGAGCTACCGAGGCGCAGACGTCTTTATCCTTGCATTCTCTTTAATCAGCAAGGCCAGCTATGAAAATGTTGCCAAAAAG TGGATACCTGAACTGAGGCATTACGCACCTGGAGTTCCAATTATTCTTGTTGGAACAAAACTTG ATCTTCGGGAGGATAAGCAGTTCTTCATTGACCATCCTGGTGCAGTGCCTATAACTACTGCTCAG GGAGAGGAGTTGAGAAAACTTATTGGAGCTCCTGCCTACATAGAGTGTAGCTCAAAATCGCAACAG AACGTGAAGGCAGTTTTTGATGCGGCCATCAAGGTAGTTCTCCAGCCCCCAAaacaaaggaagaagaagaagaagggacAAAAGGCTTGCTCCATATTGTGA
- the LOC8274693 gene encoding vacuolar protein sorting-associated protein 35B-like isoform X4 encodes MCRGVQHPIRGLFLRSYLAQVSRDKLPDIGSEYEGDAGTVMDAIEFVLQNFTEMNKLWVRMQYQGPGRVREKQDKERSELRDLVGKNLHVLSQIEGVDLEIYRDTVLPRVLEQVVNCKDELAQYYLMDCIIQVFPDEYHLQTLDTLLGACPQLQPAVDVKTVLSRLMERLSNYAASSEDVLSQFLQVEAFTKLSSAIGKVIEAQTDMPIVGAITLYSSLLTFTLYVHPDRLDYVDLVLGACVKKLSGKPKLEDSRATKQIVALLSAPLEKYNNAVTALTLSNYPLVMDRLDNETNKLMAMVIIQSIMKNNTCISSADKVEVLFELVKGLIKDLDGTMVDELDEEDFKEEQDSVARLIHMLYNNDPEEMLKIICTVRKHIMAGGPKRLPFTIPPLIFSALRLVRQLQGQDGDIVGEELPPTPRKIFQLVNQTIEALSSVPSPELALRLYLQCAEAANNCDLEPVAYEFFTQAFVLYEEEIADSKAQLTAIHLIIGTLQRMNVFGVENRDTLTHKATGYSAKLLKKPDQCRAVYACSHLFWMDDQGGIKDGERVLLCLRRALRIANAAQQMANVARGSSGPVILFVEILNKYLYFFEKGNPQVTSGAIQSLIELINTEMQSDSTTPDSAANAFFASTVRYIQFQKQKGGIMSEKYDPIKV; translated from the exons ATGTGTCGTGGTGTTCAACATCCAATTCGTGGACTCTTTCTTAGAAGTTACCTTGCTCAAGTTAGCAGAGATAAATTGCCTGATATTGGTTCTGAGTATGAAGG AGATGCTGGCACGGTCATGGATGCTATAGAGTTTGTGCTGCAAAACTTTACTGAGATGAATAAACTTTGGGTTCGAATGCAGTATCAG GGACCTGGTCGGGTAAGAGAGAAGCAGGACAAGGAAAGAAGCGAGCTACGTGATCTT GTAGGGAAGAATCTCCATGTTCTTAGTCAAATAGAAGGCGTGGATCTTGAAATATACAGAGACACTGTTCTTCCCAGAGTTTTAGAGCAG GTTGTTAACTGTAAAGATGAGCTTGCACAATATTATCTGATGGATTGCATAATTCAGGTTTTTCCAGATGAGTACCACTTGCAGACCCTTGACACATTATTAGGTGCTTGTCCTCAGCTTCAG CCAGCAGTTGATGTTAAGACAGTGCTATCACGGTTGATGGAGAGGTTATCTAATTATGCTGCCTCAAGTGAAGAT GTTTTATCCCAGTTCCTGCAAGTAGAAGCTTTCACTAAGTTGAGCAGTGCTATAGGGAAG GTGATAGAAGCTCAGACAGACATGCCAATTGTTGGAGCCATTACATTGTACTCATCCCTTCTTACATTTACACTCTATGTACATCCAGATCGGCTGGATTATGTGGATCTAGTGCTG GGGGCATGTGTGAAGAAGCTTTCTGGAAAGCCAAAGCTTGAAGACAGCAGAGCAACAAAACAAATAGTTGCACTTCTGAGTGCTCCATTAGAGAAATACAATAATGCTGTCACTGCCTTGACTCTTTCAAATTATCCTCTTGTCATGGACCGCCTTGATAATGAAACTAACAAGCTCATGGCAATGGTTATCATTCAAAgcattatgaaaaataatacatgTATTTCTAGTGCTGATAAG gtTGAAGTGTTGTTTGAATTGGTAAAAGGCCTCATTAAGGATTTGGATGGAACTATGGTAGATGAG CTAGATGAGGAGGATTTCAAAGAAGAACAAGACTCTGTTGCTCGCCTTATACACATGCTTTATAATAATGATCCAGAGGAAATGTTGAAG ATTATATGTACCGTGAGGAAGCATATAATGGCTGGAGGACCAAAACGCTTACCTTTTACAATTCCTCCTCTCATATTTTCTGCACTAAGG CTGGTCAGACAGTTGCAAGGTCAGGATGGAGATATAGTGGGCGAAGAACTGCCTCCGACACCTAGGAAGATTTTTCAACTCGTAAATCAG ACCATTGAGGCTCTTTCATCTGTTCCATCGCCTGAGCTCGCATTAAGATTGTATTTACAATGTGCTGAG GCTGCAAATAACTGCGATCTTGAGCCAGTTGCTTATGAATTTTTCACTCAGGCATTTGTGttatatgaagaagaaattgcG GACTCCAAGGCCCAGCTGACTGCAATACATCTAATTATTGGTACACTTCAAAGGATGAATGTATTTGGTGTTGAGAACAGGGATACATTAACACACAAGGCCACTGGA TATTCTGCAAAGCTGTTGAAGAAACCTGATCAGTGCAGAGCAGTTTATGCCTGTTCACATCTATTTtggatggatgatcagggtGGCATCAAGGATGGAGAAAG GGTCCTGCTCTGCCTGAGGCGGGCGTTGAGGATTGCAAATGCTGCCCAGCAAATGGCCAATGTTGCAAGAGGTAGCAGTGGACCAGTTATACTCTTCGTAGAAATATTGAACAA GTACCTATACTTTTTTGAGAAAGGGAACCCACAGGTTACTAGTGGTGCAATTCAGagcttaattgaattaataaatactgAAATGCAAAGTGACTCTACAACCCCAGATTCAGCTGCAAATGCTTTCTTTGCTAGCACAGTTAGGTATATTCAGTTCCAGAAACAAAAAGGTGGTATTATGAGTGAGAAATACGATCCCATCAAGGTGTGA
- the LOC8274693 gene encoding vacuolar protein sorting-associated protein 35B-like isoform X3, with protein MILDRIEDEEKWLAEGIAAIQHNAFYMHRALDSNNLRDALKYSAQMLSELRTSKLSPHKYYDLYMRAFDELRKLEIFFKDESRHGVSVVDLYELVQHAGNILPRLYLLCTVGSVYIKSKEAPAKDVLKDLVEMCRGVQHPIRGLFLRSYLAQVSRDKLPDIGSEYEGDAGTVMDAIEFVLQNFTEMNKLWVRMQYQGPGRVREKQDKERSELRDLVGKNLHVLSQIEGVDLEIYRDTVLPRVLEQVVNCKDELAQYYLMDCIIQVFPDEYHLQTLDTLLGACPQLQPAVDVKTVLSRLMERLSNYAASSEDVLSQFLQVEAFTKLSSAIGKVIEAQTDMPIVGAITLYSSLLTFTLYVHPDRLDYVDLVLGACVKKLSGKPKLEDSRATKQIVALLSAPLEKYNNAVTALTLSNYPLVMDRLDNETNKLMAMVIIQSIMKNNTCISSADKVEVLFELVKGLIKDLDGTMVDELDEEDFKEEQDSVARLIHMLYNNDPEEMLKIICTVRKHIMAGGPKRLPFTIPPLIFSALRLVRQLQGQDGDIVGEELPPTPRKIFQLVNQTIEALSSVPSPELALRLYLQCAEDSKAQLTAIHLIIGTLQRMNVFGVENRDTLTHKATGYSAKLLKKPDQCRAVYACSHLFWMDDQGGIKDGERVLLCLRRALRIANAAQQMANVARGSSGPVILFVEILNKYLYFFEKGNPQVTSGAIQSLIELINTEMQSDSTTPDSAANAFFASTVRYIQFQKQKGGIMSEKYDPIKV; from the exons ATGATCTTAGACCGCATAGAAGATGAAGAGAAATGGCTTGCAGAAGGAATCGCTGCCATTCAGCATAACGCCTTTTACATGCATCGCGCTCTG GATTCAAACAATCTCAGAGACGCCCTCAAATACTCTGCTCAGATGCTGTCCGAGCTCCGAACTTCAAAACTCTCTCCTCACAAATACTACGACCTAT ATATGAGAGCTTTTGATGAATTAAGGAAGCTGGAGATCTTTTTCAAGGACGAGAGTAGACACGGCGTTTCCGTGGTAGATTTATATGAGCTAGTGCAGCATGCTGGAAATATTTTGCCTAGATT GTATCTGCTATGTACGGTAGGATCAGTTTACATTAAATCAAAGGAGGCACCGGCAAAAGATGTGCTTAAGGATCTTGTCGAAATGTGTCGTGGTGTTCAACATCCAATTCGTGGACTCTTTCTTAGAAGTTACCTTGCTCAAGTTAGCAGAGATAAATTGCCTGATATTGGTTCTGAGTATGAAGG AGATGCTGGCACGGTCATGGATGCTATAGAGTTTGTGCTGCAAAACTTTACTGAGATGAATAAACTTTGGGTTCGAATGCAGTATCAG GGACCTGGTCGGGTAAGAGAGAAGCAGGACAAGGAAAGAAGCGAGCTACGTGATCTT GTAGGGAAGAATCTCCATGTTCTTAGTCAAATAGAAGGCGTGGATCTTGAAATATACAGAGACACTGTTCTTCCCAGAGTTTTAGAGCAG GTTGTTAACTGTAAAGATGAGCTTGCACAATATTATCTGATGGATTGCATAATTCAGGTTTTTCCAGATGAGTACCACTTGCAGACCCTTGACACATTATTAGGTGCTTGTCCTCAGCTTCAG CCAGCAGTTGATGTTAAGACAGTGCTATCACGGTTGATGGAGAGGTTATCTAATTATGCTGCCTCAAGTGAAGAT GTTTTATCCCAGTTCCTGCAAGTAGAAGCTTTCACTAAGTTGAGCAGTGCTATAGGGAAG GTGATAGAAGCTCAGACAGACATGCCAATTGTTGGAGCCATTACATTGTACTCATCCCTTCTTACATTTACACTCTATGTACATCCAGATCGGCTGGATTATGTGGATCTAGTGCTG GGGGCATGTGTGAAGAAGCTTTCTGGAAAGCCAAAGCTTGAAGACAGCAGAGCAACAAAACAAATAGTTGCACTTCTGAGTGCTCCATTAGAGAAATACAATAATGCTGTCACTGCCTTGACTCTTTCAAATTATCCTCTTGTCATGGACCGCCTTGATAATGAAACTAACAAGCTCATGGCAATGGTTATCATTCAAAgcattatgaaaaataatacatgTATTTCTAGTGCTGATAAG gtTGAAGTGTTGTTTGAATTGGTAAAAGGCCTCATTAAGGATTTGGATGGAACTATGGTAGATGAG CTAGATGAGGAGGATTTCAAAGAAGAACAAGACTCTGTTGCTCGCCTTATACACATGCTTTATAATAATGATCCAGAGGAAATGTTGAAG ATTATATGTACCGTGAGGAAGCATATAATGGCTGGAGGACCAAAACGCTTACCTTTTACAATTCCTCCTCTCATATTTTCTGCACTAAGG CTGGTCAGACAGTTGCAAGGTCAGGATGGAGATATAGTGGGCGAAGAACTGCCTCCGACACCTAGGAAGATTTTTCAACTCGTAAATCAG ACCATTGAGGCTCTTTCATCTGTTCCATCGCCTGAGCTCGCATTAAGATTGTATTTACAATGTGCTGAG GACTCCAAGGCCCAGCTGACTGCAATACATCTAATTATTGGTACACTTCAAAGGATGAATGTATTTGGTGTTGAGAACAGGGATACATTAACACACAAGGCCACTGGA TATTCTGCAAAGCTGTTGAAGAAACCTGATCAGTGCAGAGCAGTTTATGCCTGTTCACATCTATTTtggatggatgatcagggtGGCATCAAGGATGGAGAAAG GGTCCTGCTCTGCCTGAGGCGGGCGTTGAGGATTGCAAATGCTGCCCAGCAAATGGCCAATGTTGCAAGAGGTAGCAGTGGACCAGTTATACTCTTCGTAGAAATATTGAACAA GTACCTATACTTTTTTGAGAAAGGGAACCCACAGGTTACTAGTGGTGCAATTCAGagcttaattgaattaataaatactgAAATGCAAAGTGACTCTACAACCCCAGATTCAGCTGCAAATGCTTTCTTTGCTAGCACAGTTAGGTATATTCAGTTCCAGAAACAAAAAGGTGGTATTATGAGTGAGAAATACGATCCCATCAAGGTGTGA